TTCAATATCTTCgatatttgaaatatatgtagGAAATGGTAACCATAAGGGCAGTGGAATTGGTTGATTATTGCTGAATGCTATTGatgctttaaaaaggaaaagtggggactactggccaagatggaggtataggtagacacagtatgtctacctacaacAACCAGacagacaacaacaatttaaaagcaaaaaacaagcagaactgacaagaattgaactgtatggaagttcaacaaccaaggagttaaagaagacattttgatccagactggtaggaggggtggagacaggcagccaggcagagaggactctcaacaaggtggcagattgtggagcagTGCTCACAAGGCTGCAGCAGGTGGACTCAGTGGGGCAGCAGATTGCAgactggcagtcccacattccaatgcaaataaaccaggagaaacaacggGGGAGCTGGATGGACttcacaacccagggccccagtgcagggaagtaaagcctcaaaccactgagtgaaaacacctgtgggagttgaggtggcagccggagaaactcccaacctcacaggaaagtttgttggaaagacccacagggtcctagaacatacacgaACCCagccacatgggaatcagcaccaaaagggcccaatttgcttgtgggaagtgggggaaatgactgaaatctgTCAGAGAttggagcaagtggcattgttccctcttggacccctcccccacatatagcatcacaacccagcaacatgggttatcctgccctggtgaacacctaaggctccactcctcactACATAataggtgcatcaagacaaaaaaatggcccaaatgaaagaacagatcaaagctccggAAAACatacaattaagtgatgaagagatagtcaaactattagatgcacagttcaaaacactggtaatcaggatgctcacagaattggttggatttggttgcaaattagatgaaaaaatgaaggctatgctaagtgaaataaaggaaaatgtacagagaaccaatagtgatgggaaggaaactgggactcaaatcaacaatgtggaccagaaggaagaaagaaacatccaatcagaaaagaatgaagaaacaagaattcaaaaaaatgaggaaaggcttaggaacctctgggacaactttaaaagttccaacatatgaatcatgggggtgccagaaggagaagaggaagagcaagaaactgaaaacttctttgaaaaaaataataaaggaaaaacctttcccaatttggtgaaggaaataaacttccaggaagtccaggaagctcagagagtgctaaagaagttgaacccaaggaagcacacaccaaggcacaccctaattacattatccaagatgaaagataaggagagaatcttaaaagcagtaagagaaaaggagacagttacctacaaaggaatgcccataagactgtcagttgatttctcaaaagaaaccttacaggcaagaaggggctggaaagaagtattccaagtcatgaaaggcaaggacctacatccaagattactctatccagcaaagctttcatttagaatggaaaggcagataaagtgcttcctagataaggccaagttaaaggagttcatcatcaccaagcccttattatatgaaatgttaaagggacttacctaaggaaaaaaaaagataaaaaatgtgaacagtaaaatgacaacaaactcacaactatcaacaactaaacctaaaaaaccaaaaaaacaaaaacaaaaaatgaactaagcatacaactataacaggaacagaatcacagaaatggaggtcacaggAAGGGTTATCGGtaggggagtgggtgggaagagacagggaaaaggtacagagaataagtagcggcAGTGGTAGGttgaagatagacagggggaggttaggaatagtataggaaatgtagaagccaaaggacttatatatatgacccatggacatgaactaaagtgggagaatgtgggtgggagggggtgtgcagggcagaggggaataaaggggggaaatgggacaactgtaatagcataatcaataaaatatatttaaaaaataaaaaaatattaaaaaagaaacataaatggtaggtgcaaaatagacagggggaggttaagaataatatgggaaatggagaagccaaagaacttatatgtatgatccatggacatgaactgaggtgggggaatgctggtgggaggcagggtacagggaggagggaaataaaagagagaaaaaaatgggacaactgtaatagcataataaataaataaaaaaagaacagtgtaACCATGTGTGCTCTCAGCATTCCTATTCAACATCTTAATTGAAaccagaataaaaaggaaataaacacttCACCCTCAAAGATGGGGAGCTTAGCTTCCCACTTGTTAATTGTGGGCTTTTCATAGTgacttttctccaaagaataCAATGTATTAGGGTGGGATGTTGCAGGAGGGATGAGGAGAGTAACTTTACGATGGAGAAACCTGACACATGCTACCTTATCCAGGTCATCAAGGTGATAAATCATGTCAGTAGTGTGtataaaacatgtatataatatttaaaatggtattttaccTCTGTATTCTTCCTCCTAAAAACCCATAActccagtctaatcatgagaaaaacatcagacaaaccaaACTGAgaaatagtctgaaaaatactgaCCAGGACTGCTCAGAACTGTCAATgtcatcaaaaaaagaaaactctgagaAACTGTCAGAGTCAAGAGGAGCCCAGGGAGACACAGCAACTAAATGTAGTGTGATGTGTAGGTTCCTGGAACAGAAAGAggcattaggtaaaaactaattAAGAAACTCAGAATAAACCATGTACTGTAGTTAACAATAAGGTATCAATATTGTTTTGGTAATTGATATaataaatgtaccatactaatgTAAGATGATAAAGGGAAACTGGGTTTGGAGtgtatgggaactctctgtactattcTTGACATTTTCATAAATccaaaactgttctaaaatataaggtctattaaaaaatcataacctaatactttgaaataatttttcacatattctaggtgtttctttttttaattttattttaatcattgttcaaatacagttttctcctttttactcccaatccagcccctcctcctacccctccccacttccctcccattaccaccttccccttagtttatgaccatgtgtcctttaagtttgtttccatgaacccttcccactgtccccttaaatttcctctactctcttctgtgggcactgtcagcctgagctctatttcagtgtctttggttatattttgcttccacCTCTGCCCCTAATTTCTGCCACCCCCAAATTCTACCCAGACTTCCTCTTAACTCTTGTCCTGTTATGAGAACTTGAGTCTGCATTCTCATCCTCTAAGTAATGAGAGGCACTGACAAGTGTTAACCCAAGGAGGGATGTGGTTAGATTAGAATTTTAAGTAGAACACCCTGTCTTCTATGTGACGGGTGGATTATGGGGTGAATTGCCAGGGGGTAAAAAAAGCCAGCTTGAAGGCTATTGCAATAGTTCTGGTAAGAAATGATTGCAGTCCGAGCTTGAGAGGTGTGTTAGGAATAGCAAAGACTTGATCATTGGTGTGGggtagaggggaagagaagaggagagaggaatgaTGATAGTGTCTCCGGTTTAGGTGAGTGCATGGGTGGTAGTATCATTCCCCAAGAGAAAGAATACCTAAGGAGGAAGGATAGTGAGTGTTGCTGGAGTTGGAAGGGGAGAGTAGATGCTAGATTACATTCAGACTTATTTAGTTTGGGTGCCTATGGAAGTCTCAGTAAAGATGTCCCTGACATATTGTCATGCCTGTGGTAAAATAGCTTTGGGTCATTTGAGACAAACTGCCTGAGAGGATGTTGTTAAATAGTTAAAGGCTGGTTATCCCCAGGAAAGAGGGATTGCCTCTTCCTGAAGTGACTGATGGCAGTAAAAGCTAGAGAAATGTCGAGGGAGAAGGGTAATGGCTACAATAACCTTGGATTTGTATTTTTCCTGCCAATCCAGTATTTTGGCTTCCATGATTCCTGTTGGTccaacttttcctttctttagtgACACTGTCACACTCCCCATCAGAGACCTGTCCCAAGAGTCTCTTCTGTTCCAACCTTGCTCAATTCTGCTATCTAATGCTtttctgaaaacttccttaatcgaGTAGGTAGTCCACAAGATTCTTGGAAAACAGGAGGACATTCTACAGAGACAAAACCCAAGATGGGACCAGAACCCAGAGGGAGCTCCCACTTCCTGCCCATGCCCTTGGTCATGGACTGAGATTGGGCTCCATGTGTGCAAGGCAGTGCAGGGCTGAGACAGCTAGATCCCCTTCCCTGCAACCAGAATAACTCATCTCCCCTTCATGACTTGTGAGTGTGCTTTCAGATGCATGATGAAGTTGTTTTTGCTTTGGTTTGGTGTTGATTTGGTTTCATTTTagaagctattaaaaatattggATAGTTTTGGGAGTGGACTTAAAGTGAAATCAAGATGTCTGTCCCCCTTTGGGAGTTGGCCAAGACAGTCCATTGTAACCATTGACCCACACATGAGTTTTCATATGGTGAGATATGGAGGAACATAAGCCAAAGAGAATACAAGATCTCAGGACTTCCAGGATTTATTCTGTATCATTGTACATACTCACAGATTCAGCTATAATACTGTGGATGAAGTCAGAGTTATCATAGTAACTGTCCTCAGGCAGAGGCTCTGGCCACCTGAGGTTGGAATGGGGTGGAATCAGAGTAGGTACTGGGCAATACCAGCCCCAACCACACTATCACAAAGACATGCAGAAAAACAGGGTCAGGCAAGTTTACAGATAAGGTGGGCCATCCAGACTGGGAGACCTGAGGTAAGTGAGGCCACTGGCTCAGCTTTCTCTTTACTTGTATGGGTTGGCCTGAGGGCATCTGGGACACTAGAAGTGGTTATTTATGCTTGGGGGGCCCACTATACATCCTGTTTCTTCTGCTACTCCTCTGCAGGGGCTAAGACTTTTCCCAGCAGTGGCTGGACTGGGTGGGTCTCTTGGACCTGGCCAGTAGCTGGGAACAATGAGTGTTGCTCCAACTGCCCCTTCTGCTGCTCTGTTGCTTctagctgcccctgccccaggtgcTCCAACTgctgctcttctttcttttctaattgctCATCTCTCTTTGCTAGCTCTTGATCCAGTTGCTGGTCCAGGATTTTCTTCTCCTGTTCCAGCTGTTCCTTTAGCTGCTGCTCCCTTTGTGCTTTATCCTTTTCCAGCTGCTGCTCCAAGTTTTCTGCTTCTTGGTCCTCATGCTGTTCCTGTTGATGTTGCTTCACTTCCTGCTCACATTGCTCTAGCTCTTTCAGATGCTGTTCTGGGTGCAGTTTCTGCTCCTGTGAGTCTTCTTGCTTTTGTTCCAGATGCTGTTCCTGCTGCTGTAGTTCCTGCTTCTGTGATTCTTTGTGCTGCTTTTGTTCCAGATGTGGTTCCAGATGCAGTACCTGCTTCTGTGACTCTTGCTGCTGCTGTTCCAAATGCTGTTCCTGCTGCTGCAGTTCCTGCTTTTGTTCCAGATGCAGTTCCTCCTTCTGtgattcttgctctttctgttccagGTGCTGTTCCTGCTGCTGCAGCTTCTGGGGCTGTGGCTCACAGTCTTGCTCAGGTACCCCCTTCACAGGAGTTGTGTGCTTCTCCCCATGTTCCAAGAGGACCTCCCTTGGCAACTCAAAGGTCACCTTCTGGCATGGGACAGGCAGTGAAGTTGGCTGCTTCACTTGCTCCTGCTGGGTATCAGTGGAAGGAGAAACAGGCTTGAGGGGCTCCTGACTGAGAGCAGGGGGAAGGGTCACTGGCAGAATGTGTTGCTGGGACATCTTGGAAGCTGCTTTTGGTCAACCTGAAAAATAGGAGGGGTCAGAGGGGTGGCTGAAGAGAGAAAGTAGATGAATTCCCAAGAATTCAGTGCCTGGTTTCTCAGcaccctctctcttctctgggaCTGGTCACTCTCCCATCACCTCCAGCTGTCATTCCCCAGAAGCAGCCAGAAGCAGCAGAGAGTGAGGATAATAATGTGGACAGGTGGGGAGAGGCCCACCTGGGAGCCGCCTTCTTTCCTACAAGAGGTCTGTCTCAGAGCTGCTCTGCCAGCATGGCCTGGGCACGACTGTGCCTCCTGCTTGTGACTTGTCCTTGTCTCTCCTCAGTTCTGACCCTCATTGaccaaggagaagagaagagttCTGAGATTATAGCATAGAGAGGTAAAGTCCTAGGAAAGAAAGGCTTTCTAGAGGAATGCTGAGTCCTGGAAACCAATAGCCCATGCCGATGGGACATGAGAAGTCATGGCGTGAGACCTAGGTCAGAGTCATATTACATATTCTTGGTTTAAATCTCCCTGTGTGCTCCTTGGCAAGGTACTTAGCCCCTCTGGGCCTCAACTATCTCATCTTTAAAGTGAATGGATTGGTGTATTTAAGTCCCAAGATACTTTCCCTTGTGATCCAGAGCTTCAGCTGCAGCCCCACTGCTTAGgtgaggggtggtggtgggaggggctgcaAGGTTGCTGAGAGTGGAGCTGGCTCTTTCAAATCTCCACTTTTAAGTTGGGTTTTCCTGCCCCTGTTCGGCCTGGGTTTCTTCAAATAGAAAGTTTTCCCCATTCTGAAGTTTCCCCTTTTGCCACAGAACCAAGAGTTGCACGTGTTTCCCtgaagcccctgcccccacagagaaGGCAAAATCACAGCAACCTAAGTcaagcaattttaagaaagaatttagcCATATTGTCCCTGTGTCCACatctcaccccccaccctgtctgtctgtctgtctgtcccaaaATATGGTCCCAAGAAAAGATGGAACAAGAGGGGATTGTTGTCTGTTCTGTTTCTATTCCACAGCACACATCCCTCAGCACAGTGACCTGAGCTCTTCTAGGAGGACAGGTGCTGCAGCCGAATCCAACCCATGAGTAATACCTGCACCCACCCTGAGTGGCCACCCTAGCCACATTTTGGCCTGCTGGAGGCCCCCAGTTTCAAGCCTGCTGCTGCTGGTTAACACTTACCAGGCTCACAGTAAGGATGGCTGGAGAGGCTTCTAGTGGAGTGCTGAGCTGAGCAGGGGCCAGGGCACCCTTTATACCATCCCCAACCTGGCCACCTTCCCAGGTTAAAGGAGATGGACTGGTTTCACCACTGAAGTTGGTCAacttcccccaaccccttcctgACTCACTGGAGGCACCTAAAGCAGAAAACCGCTCTGGGCCCCTTTTCACAAAGAGACACAGCTCCTTCCTGGCCAGAGGGCTCTGGGGGCTCAGGCACTCTTGTCTTACTCATGACCTGGGCAGAGAGGTGAGGGAGGCAGCTTGGGAACCGGGTCCCTTTTCCTACTGTTTTGTGACCTCAGCCAAGCATCTCTGAATCTCAATTTCTCCACCTATAAAATGGGTTTATCCCCATTATTAGGTTGAGAGATTCATTTCCAAGGGCAAGAATGGAAAGTTATGTGTCTTTCTGGAATATCCAGACCACGGTATATTGTGTAAAGATGGGAAGAATCAGTTCTCATCAAGACACAGTTACTGAGGGTTCTCTTGGCCATGAGCTCACAGCCCCTCTGCTCTCAGGACCTGTCTATAACTTTATTCAGGGAGAAAATAAACTCTGTCTTCAGGGGGAGAGAACTTTAGGCCAATACAGACTAATAGAGGGCTTGTAGGAGTCTCCTGCTATGTCCCATGGGCTGCCTAGGCTCCATGCCCAAGGCTGTAGTTCAAAAGTTCCTAAgaataaaaactcatagatactCCAAAACATGAGCCACTCTAGGCAAGGAAACAGCCatttaatatacaatatataaaataaggattGCTTTTTATGTTGCTAGAAcactttctataatttttttgaaaatgcatgaaaatataaagatgaaatcAAACCATCTATTGCTTTCTCCAAACCATTCTCTAGAAGAGCTTAGGTAATCTTGCAGAGTGGGTACTGCAGTTTGTCCCTCCCTGATATTGGTGGTGACTCAGAACACCTGGAATTAAATCCAAACTCATGCCTTGGTGTCAGAGAGCCTTGCTGAGGGTCTCCCAGGAGGAACCCGGCACTCTCACAACTGGGGTTGGTGCTCCATGGGTCCCTGGCTTTTTGTTCCTCAGCATCAGCATGAATGTCAGGGCTGCCACAGAGCCTTTCCTGACTACCCCTTCCATGGGGTTATCTTTTGGTTTGCTTCATGTCACTAGTAACAATTGAGAgctcttttatttgtatttggtCACTAGATTCTTTCCTATTTCTCCCATTGAAGAATAAGCCTTATAGGGCAGGGGTCAGTTTGCCTCATGTGTGCTCCACGACACCCCAGAACCCATCATAACCACCACACAGAATCAGTGCTCTGCAAATAGtaagtgaaggaatgaatgaatagtgCATCTCAACACCTGGAGATAACTGACCTGGAGATAACTGCTGTCGAACAACTTagtgtgtctctgtgtatgtatgtgtataaacaaAACTGAATTGTGATGTGCTTTTTTATGATTGGTTTATAGCTTATTTTATGAACATTATTTAAACTCACTTCTTTACAACCTAATAAATAATAACTATTAGAACAATTTGAAGACAAATATTCATATCTAGGGCTAATTTTGAGAAGTATTCAGATTCTTTGTGGATTTTCCAAAAGGCACCTTCCTTCCAGCCTCAGATAGATCAGTTAAACGATTAACTTTGCCACATTCCAGGGACTCAGTCTGCAAAGAGAGATGGAGGGACTCGTGCCTCTGAAAGACTGCCCACCTCATTCCCATTCTGATCTCTGAGCCCACGTGGGACCTACCTCTGCCTCCTCCATAGCACCGGGACTGTGTCATTTTCTGGGGCTGGGGAAGTCCTCCCCTTCACCTCACTGATGGAGAACTAGCATAGGTACCCATGGCCTTGAAACTCTGCTGCTGATCTCACATGGCAGGAATTTGCCTCTCCCCAACCCATGACAGTCCCAGGGCAGCAGACTCTGCTTCCGGAAGTCACACTGGTCTTATGGGTTCCAGGAGCTGTATCTGCAGATCTGCCACCTGCCCTCTGAATCACAGCATAATGAGAGCTTTGTGGGGATACAGTGTGTGTGAGCCTTTGGCCATGGGCAAAGTTAGGGAGTAGGAAGGAGGGAAGATGAGCATGAAGCTgaggtgtgtgcacgtgtgtgtgtgcagggccaGAGTTGGAGGGATCCTTGCATTTTAAAAGCTCAGAGGCCTCATTCTCTGTCCTCAGGTTGCTGCATTTGTGGGCCTGATATGCATGTATATTGGGGAGATTCTCTCAGTGTCTGTGTGAGTGACCTCCTAGGGTCCACATGATAAGTGAGGGTAACTGTCTAGCCCCTGCCCAGCATAATGAGGATGAGCTCACACACCATGACACCTGCAGAGGCCTTGATTCCAGCTCTTCCCCAGCCCAAGGAAGCCCTGGCTATTTCTCTTGCAGAGGTGGAAACTGGCAGGTTCTCTTTCTCTTGGAGTGAGACAGCCTCTTTGAGTGTTGCTCAACTGTTGAGGGGAGAGGGGGACTGATCACAGCATTCActgccctggggaaggggtgCTGAGAACAGTTTTAGTAGGCAGTGTGGGGTGATGGCAGACAGTCCTGGGAATATGCCTTGGGCCAGAAGGTCTTGTGTTCCCTCCCATCTTGGGTAGCCCTGCCTAGGCTGTTTCTAAGCAAGGCCATGCCCCCACACTCTGAGGCCGCTAACCTCTGATCCCTCCCCACAGGCTGACTCCTCTGCCCAGGACACTGTCATCTACATTATCTCTCAATCTGCAGCCTGCACTAGTTGCTTCCCTACATGCCCTGAGTCCTTACCATCCTCCATGGCCTCCTGAACCTGACCTTTGCCCCTCATTCCCCTTTTGTGCCCATCTGTGCTCTTGGGGTGACAAAGCAAGACAGGGACATGGGACGATGAAAGGGCCAAGAGGCTGATTCTTCCCCTGGCTTCGGTGCTGGTCTGTCTAATGTGCCTTTTGTTCTCCTTAGGTCTTCTTCTGGCTCCCCTTCTCAGCCTGTGGGATGGCTGGTCCTGCGTCCAGTCCCCAATGCATTGCTCTCACTCTGCTTGCCGTGGAAGACGAGTTTTAGTCCTGGTTTTGGTGCAGCAACAGGAACAAAAGCATGAATGGCTCCCAGTAGTGGGAAAAGGAGATGCTCTGTGTCCTCTCCTCCAGCTGGCAGAatgccaccccctgccctgggctcactTTGGGAAATCACATTCTTTGTAGTTGATTCTCTGCACTGGAAGACAGCAGCATGTCTGAGCTGAAGGAGCCTTGGAGAATGCATGGAGAAGGCCTCACCCAGTGCCTAATGCATGGGAGTTTCTGAGCACAGCCAAGCCCCCTCCACTGGGGCTCATCCCCTCTTGTGACAGGTGGGCACTGAAGTCTGGAGAGAGGACATGAGTAGCCAAAGCACAGGGAGTCTGTGATAGAGCTGGGCTATAATCCATGCATACTGACCTCCATCTAGGGActctcctccccaccagcctGACTTCTCAGGTGCTTGAACAACTGATGGTCATATGACAGGTTGCACAAGTGACCTCAAACATCTTCCAAGTCTGAACTAGTCATTTACTGACTGCTCCCAATGTGGTCAGTTCTGGGTTTTCTGTAGGAAGGGCCAGTTTTCCTTAGCTCAGATTCAGCCAAAATGCCCTTGGGATAGTTCTCATTGGTCCAAGGGACAGACAGCTTTCCTCTAGTCTGGTGCTGGTACTGAAGTTTGTTTTCACCTGACCTCACCTGGGGGAGTGTTACTATTCAGGATGGGTACTTGCTTTGGGGGCAGACAGGTGTGGGTTTGAATCCCACTGCACTTCCTGGACAATTATCTGGACAATTCACTTTACTCCTATGACCCTAAGTttatttgtctataaaatggaatatgaaTACCTCCTTCAATTTCTGTAAGGATTTGGTGAGCTAATATATGTGGCTAGCACATAGATTGTATTCAGAAACTAACCATTAtattgctgggagtcatggccaaTGTTTGCTGATGGAATGCTGTGTGTTACCTGCCTAACTAGATAGAGTTTTAAGGGTGCAAGATAGTCAAGACTCATCTCATTTTGCTAATGAAAATTCCAAAGTCAGACAGTGcctgggaggagagtggggaTGGAAGTCAGGCTCCTGACTTCCTATCGGCTCCTTCCAGTCTATGTGCTGCAGGCCTCAGGTGATGCTGTATCTCAGCCAGAAGATTGTGTCCTCTGTGCTTAGGAGGCCTCGTGTGCATTAACTGTGTTCCCGAGTGGCAGGCTCACTGAGGAAACCCAATAGGTTTGCATTCCTACAACATGATGTGCATGGAGAGGCCTGGGGGCCTGTGTATGCAGAGGAGAGGCAGTGGCTTGAGTCTAACTTTGATGTGGACAAAGGGGTCCAGGTAACAGAGTACAGCTCAGACAGCTACATGCAGCCAGAGACAGACTGTAAAGGCTCTGCCAGCATATAGCATGTGGGGTGAATGGTGAAGAAGGTATGGGTAGGACTCCACAGGGATTgtgcagggagagaaaggcagggggagggacCCAGTAGgcaggggacagacagacagacagacagacaggaagagTGGCAAGGCCATGGGTGGATGAGGTAGGGGAGGGACATcgcagaggaaagagaagaggcagGTACACAACAAAAGGGTAGAGAGGGACAAAGTTCAGCCATGCTGCCTTCTCCAGAAGTGTCATCAATGGTCAGACAAGTCAAAGGAGGCAGGGATGCCCATGTGACTTGGCTGGCCTCCTGGTTTGCACTCCCACTCCGCTCCCTCCCTGCTTATTAGGGACTGGTGGGGGACACCTGATCCTTCATCATGCCTCCTGAGATGAGGAATTACTCTTAAAATTACTCCTGAAAGTGGCTTCAGAGACCATGTAGATGCATGTGGAGTCATATGAATgcacgtgtgtttgtgtgtgagtaCATAGGTATCTCTCTGTGTTGTGTGTATATgagttcttgtgtgtgtgtgagagagagagagagagagagagagagagagagagagagatctgggCACATATCAGGTCCTGAAGGAAACATTTTCACCAAGATGAGTTGTCCAAATTTTCCTGCCTCTCTCAGGCCTTGCTGAGCCCCTAAAGCAGCCCTAGCCCAGATCCTTTCTAACTTCATCCGTGCTCCATACAGTGGACTATTTGTCAGGAAGCTGTCCAACTGCTCCAGACTCCAGATGGGCTGGGCTGGTCCAGGGTATAAAACAGGGCCTATTTCTTTCCCCTTAAACCATGCTTCCCATTGCCTACCTCTAACAAACCAGACTCAGGGCAAGTGCTGTGTGCCGAGGCTCCAGTTGGGCCAGTGCACTGGGGAGAGCCTTGACCTAACTACCACTTCCCCTCTCAGTCTGTGGGAGATACAACCTCTGCTCCTGCTCTCCTGATGGAGAGGCTGGTACAGAAGTTGAGAGATGGGTGCAATGCATGCTAT
This portion of the Phyllostomus discolor isolate MPI-MPIP mPhyDis1 chromosome 14, mPhyDis1.pri.v3, whole genome shotgun sequence genome encodes:
- the IVL gene encoding involucrin, with translation MSQQHILPVTLPPALSQEPLKPVSPSTDTQQEQVKQPTSLPVPCQKVTFELPREVLLEHGEKHTTPVKGVPEQDCEPQPQKLQQQEQHLEQKEQESQKEELHLEQKQELQQQEQHLEQQQQESQKQVLHLEPHLEQKQHKESQKQELQQQEQHLEQKQEDSQEQKLHPEQHLKELEQCEQEVKQHQQEQHEDQEAENLEQQLEKDKAQREQQLKEQLEQEKKILDQQLDQELAKRDEQLEKKEEQQLEHLGQGQLEATEQQKGQLEQHSLFPATGQVQETHPVQPLLGKVLAPAEE